The DNA sequence CGACGGAGTACTCCTTCATTGAGGAGACCTTCGCGCCCGAGGCGCTGAGTGCCGTTTCCCAGTGGCTGAACAAACGCTTCGCCCCCGCGGACGGACCGGGAAAGACGCCGGAAGCGAGGAAGTGATTGTCGCGGATTCGCTTGAAACAAAATGCCGTTCTCGCGCACTGACGCGGGCTTTTTCCGACGATCGTCGGAATCGTGGATCGGAGCCTGCATTACATCGTCACATTGGCGCAGATTCTGCTTCGGGCTGACCTCCGCAATTTCGGCGCCGGGCACCGTCGCTTTCGCCTCTGACCGAAATTCTTCAAGGCAATTCCTCGCCTCTCCCGCATCCGAACCAACAAACGCGCTCATCTACATGGTTGCGCCGCACAAGGACGCCAGCTTTGTTCGAATGCCCGGCCATTCGTCGCGGGTGATTGCGTAGTAAACAGAATCTCTCAGAGTGCCATCCCAGCAGATCATGTGGCTTCGGAGGACACCCTCGCGAACTGCGCCGATGCGCTCGATCGCTGTCTGCGAGCGCGTGTTGCGCGAATCCGTTTTCAATTGCACGCGAATGGCGCCCAACCGGTCAAAGGCATGACATAACATGAGATACTTGCAGATCGTGTTCACAGCCGTCCGCCGCACGTCCGGCGAAAGCCAGGTATAGCCGATCTCGAGGCCGCGATGCTCCCGGCGAATATCCAGATAGCGCGTCGAGCCGACGGCACGGCCTGAGACGCCATCCACAATCGCGAAAGCAATTTCTCCTCCGGCGGCTGACCTCGCGTTGGCCTCGCTGATCCAACGCTCGGCGGTTGCCGCGTCAGCCAAGCCAGGCACAGGCATATACCGCCAGCTCTCGATTTCCTGCGACGCCGCGGCGCAGAGATCATTTGCATGTCCAAGCGCCAGCGGCTCGAGGCGAACCAAGTCATGGGAAAGCACGACCGGCCGCGGATCGAAAAGCGGCAGGCCGATCGGGGCTGTCGAGGTCAATTGTGCATCAGAGGGCATTGAACCCGGCTCGCTCCGTCTGCGTGGTTGCGACATCAGGCCGCGGTGTTCTTCCCGTTTCGAGAACCGACGAACAGGAGCATTAATGCGAGAACGCCAAACGGCACGAGCGTTACCCACGGCAGCGACGAGAAGTCGGGCGGCAGGCCGATGCGCACGAACCAATCGGTGACGCGCTCGGCTCCCGCAGCCAACCATGCCTTCGGTGTGTCATAGATCCCGAGAAATGCCACAATGATCGCACAGATGGTCCCACCGGCGATATAGCCTGATGACAGCAGGACGCCGGGACTCAGGTCGGACTCGCCGGACGTTCGCTTTGCCAGCTTGTCGGAGAGCAATCGAATCATTCCACCGGCGAAAATCGGCGTCGAGGCCGACAACGGCAAATATACGCCCACGGCAAACGGCAGCGACGGCACGCCCGCCAACTCCAGGACAATCGCCAGCGCGACGCCCAGCAATACGAGCGACCAGGGCAGCTTCTGTCGCAGGATGCCATCGACAATGAATGACATGAGCGTGGCTTTGGGCGCGCTGAATTTTTTCACGGTCGAGCCATCGTCCGTCTGGGTGACACGGCCGTTGATGCCCGGATCGACCAGATATTGAATGTGGCCGGCATCGTCGACAAGATACTTTCCTTGCGGGACACCCTCGATGTCATCCAGCCGGGCCTGAAGCACGCGGTACTCGGCCGTGTCCTTCGCCGCATAGGAGCCGCCCGGCTTTTCCCGACCCGAGAGCTTTGAGGCGTCGATGAGCACATCCGGTAAGTTCTTTTTTGTATAGACCGTGCCTGCGTTGTTGAGCATGAGGAGTGTTCCGCCGATGACCAGCGCGGAAGTCAGCGCTCCAATCAGAATGGACACCTGCTGATGGCGGGGAGTTGCTCCAACCAGATAGCCTGTTTTCAAACATTGTGCCACGGTGCCGCCATTCGAACAGGCAATGCACACAATTCCCGCGATGGACATGGCGGCAAGCCGATAAACTTCACCCGTGCGACCAACCAGAACGAACACGAGACAGGTCAGAAGCAGCGTGGCGACCGTCATGCCCGAAATGGGATTGGACGAAGAGCCGATTTCGCCGGTCAATCGCGCAGAGACGGTGACGAAGAGGAAGCCGAACATCACGATCAGAACAGCGCTGAGCAGTTCGATTTCAAGAATCGGCGCGGCCCAAATCGCCAGCACGAGCGCGAGACTCCCGAAAATCACGACGCGCATTGACATGTCTCGATCCAGGCGATTGCCGCCAGACTTTTCAACAGTTCCCACAGTTCTTCGCGCCTTCGCACCCGCCAGATCCGAGAAACCCGCGCGCACGGACTTGATGATCGTTGGAAGCGACTGGAACATGCTGATGATGCCACCGGTAGCGACCGCGCCGGCCCCGATGTAAAGAACATACTCATGCCAGAGATCACCCAGCGACATGTCGCGAATCAACTCCTTTGCCGGATAGAGAGGTGTCTCAAGGCCGTCGCCGAAGAGCTTGATCATCGGCATCAGCACCCACGAAGCCAGAATGCCTCCGCCAACCATGATGCACGAAATCTTCGGTCCGATGACGTATCCGACCCCGAGCAGCGCCGGCGAAGCCTCGATCGCAATGGAAGCCCCCTTGAACTCAAATGCTGTCTCACCGCTCTTTCGGAGGAATTTCAGCAAGCGCGACGGCTCCTTGAGCCAGAGGCCGAAACCGTCCATGAGAAACTGATATAAGAACGCCAGTCCGAAACCCGAGAAGACCTTGGCAGCTGACGAACCGCCCTTTTCACCCACAATAAGGACATCCGCGCAGGCGACGCCTTCCGGGTAGGTGAGTTGTCCGTGCTGCTTGACAATGAACACGCGCCGCAGCGGAATCATCATCAATACGCCGAGCAGCCCGCCCAGCACCGCGACGAGCATCACGCGAAGCAATTCGAGGTCGTATCCAAGGATCAACAGGGCCGGCATGGTCACGCCAACGCCGAATGCAATTGACTCTCCCGCCGAACCGGTGGTCTGGACAATGTTGTTCTCGAGGATGGTCGCAGGACGGCCAAATATCGGCGTGAAGAGCCGAAACAGTGTGATGGACAGTACGGCAATCGGAATCGAAGCCGACACCGTCATGCCGACTTGCAGAACAAGATAAAGCGAGGAAGCGCCAAAGACGATTCCGAGCAAGGCGCCGACAACGACCGGGGCGATCGTCAATTCCGGCATGATGGTTTCGGCGGGAACATAGGGCGAGTGGGCCTGGGTCGATTGAACCGTACCTGGTTCCGACCCGGAGCTTGAATGCTGTGACACAATGCGCCTCCCAAGCGA is a window from the Phycisphaerae bacterium genome containing:
- a CDS encoding GNAT family N-acetyltransferase, with protein sequence MPSDAQLTSTAPIGLPLFDPRPVVLSHDLVRLEPLALGHANDLCAAASQEIESWRYMPVPGLADAATAERWISEANARSAAGGEIAFAIVDGVSGRAVGSTRYLDIRREHRGLEIGYTWLSPDVRRTAVNTICKYLMLCHAFDRLGAIRVQLKTDSRNTRSQTAIERIGAVREGVLRSHMICWDGTLRDSVYYAITRDEWPGIRTKLASLCGATM
- a CDS encoding oligopeptide transporter, OPT family: MSSPLAYSSQHLVESAPFSPESIIASRESRLSLGRRIVSQHSSSGSEPGTVQSTQAHSPYVPAETIMPELTIAPVVVGALLGIVFGASSLYLVLQVGMTVSASIPIAVLSITLFRLFTPIFGRPATILENNIVQTTGSAGESIAFGVGVTMPALLILGYDLELLRVMLVAVLGGLLGVLMMIPLRRVFIVKQHGQLTYPEGVACADVLIVGEKGGSSAAKVFSGFGLAFLYQFLMDGFGLWLKEPSRLLKFLRKSGETAFEFKGASIAIEASPALLGVGYVIGPKISCIMVGGGILASWVLMPMIKLFGDGLETPLYPAKELIRDMSLGDLWHEYVLYIGAGAVATGGIISMFQSLPTIIKSVRAGFSDLAGAKARRTVGTVEKSGGNRLDRDMSMRVVIFGSLALVLAIWAAPILEIELLSAVLIVMFGFLFVTVSARLTGEIGSSSNPISGMTVATLLLTCLVFVLVGRTGEVYRLAAMSIAGIVCIACSNGGTVAQCLKTGYLVGATPRHQQVSILIGALTSALVIGGTLLMLNNAGTVYTKKNLPDVLIDASKLSGREKPGGSYAAKDTAEYRVLQARLDDIEGVPQGKYLVDDAGHIQYLVDPGINGRVTQTDDGSTVKKFSAPKATLMSFIVDGILRQKLPWSLVLLGVALAIVLELAGVPSLPFAVGVYLPLSASTPIFAGGMIRLLSDKLAKRTSGESDLSPGVLLSSGYIAGGTICAIIVAFLGIYDTPKAWLAAGAERVTDWFVRIGLPPDFSSLPWVTLVPFGVLALMLLFVGSRNGKNTAA